A genomic window from Leptolyngbya sp. BL0902 includes:
- a CDS encoding GGDEF domain-containing protein, with protein MPKPPPAALGDAYPALRNFLKLTALTLDVPQVALTVQVGSRPYSTGALSYGPMTQAALRQMLQQPQPDLAPITETLSLGTIYRIEEATPSSAPSQTEPPAPAQAALMGRIHPPRTSYYLTLYIPGIVAESLSVSQVKTLAYLAQQLLMCLRAVPLPPDLVPPPLPSQLSSLENPDDPENFDNLADLVQPNQDFLSRVVSINPPRPVGDHQVYPRLPSMIDLVAQLQACLSYEQLGQLLGEYLPPFFPQQAGQLTLISGVPPQTLVLAHWGHDQRFKTLVQQCPLVDHPAPSPRLGLCTRCHPVPGEAPSPGVVCTVLGHSSQATCLLQVSHLDSGPSPLQNTLLQKLSEHMLYVMQRLLVLEDLQSQATHDPLTGLLNRRPMETVLQNLCQTGNRQQSVSLILIDIDHFKVINDTFGHLVGDQVLKDLSVLLRGHVRSQDIVCRYGGEEFCMVLFDTALDVAISRAEKIRRAVKYLTLTHEGTPIEPLTISLGVSCFPRHGQDPDQLLQRADQALYWAKAHGRDRTATADEAVTET; from the coding sequence ATGCCAAAACCGCCACCCGCTGCCCTGGGGGATGCCTACCCAGCGCTGCGAAACTTCCTTAAGCTGACGGCACTGACCCTGGATGTGCCCCAGGTGGCGCTGACGGTGCAGGTCGGATCGCGCCCCTACAGCACCGGAGCCTTGAGCTATGGCCCCATGACCCAGGCGGCCCTGCGCCAAATGCTGCAACAGCCCCAGCCCGACCTTGCCCCCATCACCGAAACCCTCTCCCTCGGCACGATCTACCGCATTGAGGAGGCGACCCCATCATCAGCGCCTTCCCAGACAGAGCCCCCTGCCCCTGCCCAAGCGGCGTTAATGGGCCGCATCCATCCCCCCCGCACCTCCTACTACCTGACCCTGTATATTCCGGGCATTGTGGCAGAGTCGCTGTCGGTGTCCCAGGTGAAAACCTTGGCCTACCTGGCTCAGCAGTTGTTGATGTGTCTGCGGGCGGTGCCGCTCCCGCCCGACTTGGTGCCGCCGCCCCTGCCCTCCCAACTGAGTAGCCTAGAGAATCCCGACGATCCCGAAAACTTTGATAATTTGGCCGATCTGGTTCAGCCCAATCAGGACTTTCTCTCCCGCGTGGTGTCCATCAACCCGCCGCGCCCGGTGGGAGACCACCAGGTCTATCCTCGGTTGCCCAGCATGATAGACCTGGTGGCGCAACTCCAAGCCTGCCTCTCCTACGAGCAACTAGGGCAGCTTTTGGGGGAGTATTTGCCGCCGTTTTTCCCGCAGCAGGCCGGACAGTTGACGCTGATTTCGGGGGTGCCTCCCCAAACCTTGGTGCTAGCCCACTGGGGGCATGATCAGCGGTTTAAAACCCTGGTGCAGCAGTGCCCCCTGGTGGATCATCCTGCCCCCTCTCCCCGCTTGGGCCTTTGCACTCGCTGCCACCCGGTTCCTGGCGAAGCCCCCAGCCCCGGCGTTGTATGTACGGTTTTGGGGCACTCTAGTCAGGCCACCTGTCTGCTTCAGGTGAGCCACCTAGACAGCGGCCCCAGCCCCCTGCAAAACACGCTGCTCCAAAAACTATCAGAGCATATGCTCTACGTCATGCAGCGGCTACTGGTGCTAGAGGATTTGCAATCCCAGGCCACCCACGACCCATTGACCGGGTTGCTCAATCGTCGGCCCATGGAAACGGTGCTGCAAAACCTGTGTCAAACCGGAAACCGTCAGCAGTCGGTTAGCCTGATTTTGATTGATATCGACCACTTCAAGGTAATCAACGACACCTTTGGCCATTTGGTGGGCGATCAGGTGCTCAAGGATCTTAGTGTGCTGCTGCGCGGCCATGTGCGGTCGCAGGATATCGTATGCCGCTACGGGGGTGAGGAATTTTGCATGGTCCTGTTCGACACAGCGTTGGATGTGGCCATCAGCCGCGCCGAGAAGATCCGCCGTGCCGTCAAATACCTCACCCTCACCCACGAAGGCACCCCCATCGAACCCCTAACGATTTCCCTGGGCGTGTCTTGCTTTCCTCGCCACGGACAAGACCCAGATCAACTGCTGCAACGGGCCGATCAAGCCCTCTACTGGGCCAAGGCCCACGGTCGAGACCGCACCGCCACCGCCGATGAAGCGGTGACAGAGACCTAG
- a CDS encoding PspA/IM30 family protein, whose product MGLFDRVSRVVRSNLNAAVSAAEDPEKILDQAIVDMQEDLVQMRQAVATAIASQKRVQQQYDKASSEANTWQQRAQLALQKGDEELARQALVRKKTQAETAAALKAQLDTQSVTVDQLKRNLIGLESKLAEAKTKKDMLKARASAAKATEQLQSTTSSLNTSSAMAAFERMEEKVLQMEAKSEAIAELAGADLESQFMSLEAGGDVDSELAAMKAQLSGGTVDQAQLPAGGTAAPKDTAVDAELEALRAQIDNI is encoded by the coding sequence ATGGGCTTATTTGATCGGGTTAGCCGAGTGGTTCGCTCTAACCTCAACGCTGCCGTTAGTGCAGCGGAGGATCCTGAGAAAATCCTCGATCAGGCCATCGTTGACATGCAGGAAGACCTGGTGCAGATGCGTCAGGCCGTGGCCACCGCCATCGCCAGCCAAAAGCGCGTACAGCAGCAGTACGACAAGGCCAGCAGCGAAGCCAATACCTGGCAGCAGCGGGCTCAGTTGGCGCTGCAAAAGGGCGACGAAGAACTGGCTCGCCAAGCCCTCGTCCGCAAGAAAACCCAGGCCGAAACCGCCGCCGCCCTCAAGGCCCAACTCGATACCCAAAGCGTGACGGTCGATCAGCTCAAGCGCAACCTGATTGGCCTAGAGAGCAAGCTGGCCGAAGCCAAGACTAAGAAGGATATGCTCAAGGCCCGCGCCAGCGCCGCCAAGGCCACCGAACAACTGCAAAGCACCACCAGCAGCCTCAATACCAGCAGCGCCATGGCCGCCTTCGAGCGCATGGAGGAAAAAGTGCTGCAAATGGAGGCTAAATCCGAAGCCATCGCCGAACTGGCCGGGGCTGACCTGGAAAGCCAGTTTATGTCCCTCGAAGCTGGGGGCGACGTAGACTCGGAACTTGCTGCCATGAAAGCCCAGCTATCGGGCGGCACCGTCGATCAAGCTCAGCTCCCCGCCGGAGGCACCGCCGCCCCCAAGGATACCGCCGTAGACGCCGAACTGGAAGCCCTCCGCGCCCAGATCGACAATATCTAG
- a CDS encoding DUF6464 family protein, which produces MLIIALIFIVGLAPACISAYLSIREDRAAKDYGVGGAVSPLPSITRMLEGNDDMHYVDGLGYMVGDITCDLNARSPYLRCAINPLGPCDGCSAYAPRVFDRQV; this is translated from the coding sequence ATGCTCATTATTGCCCTCATTTTCATCGTTGGTCTTGCCCCGGCCTGTATCTCAGCCTATCTCAGCATTCGCGAGGATCGGGCCGCTAAGGACTACGGCGTCGGGGGTGCGGTGTCTCCCCTGCCCAGCATCACCCGTATGCTGGAGGGCAATGACGACATGCACTACGTCGATGGCCTGGGCTATATGGTTGGCGATATTACCTGCGATCTCAATGCTCGCTCGCCCTATTTGCGCTGCGCCATCAACCCCCTGGGGCCGTGCGATGGATGCAGCGCCTACGCCCCCAGGGTCTTTGATCGCCAGGTTTAG
- a CDS encoding pentapeptide repeat-containing protein has translation MKRLFALLCLVVLLWGVGVRPAAAAIPEDVQKLLDTNECPVCILNEADLHGLDLASANLKIAVLVDANLVETDLHDANLMLSDLEAANLTGANLANARMNGANLLRTTLAGADLSGAEMTQANLEDADLSGANLSNAVMLSVTLGSANMENANLTGANLRGVNRSMVRFCNTTMPDGAIENRDCGK, from the coding sequence ATGAAACGTCTCTTCGCCCTCCTGTGCCTGGTTGTCCTGCTGTGGGGAGTGGGGGTTCGCCCTGCTGCTGCCGCGATTCCAGAGGATGTCCAAAAACTGCTCGACACCAACGAATGCCCCGTCTGCATCCTCAATGAAGCCGACCTGCACGGGCTGGATCTGGCCAGCGCCAACCTCAAAATTGCCGTCTTGGTCGATGCCAACCTGGTGGAGACCGATCTACACGACGCTAACCTGATGCTGAGCGACCTAGAAGCTGCCAACCTGACCGGGGCCAACCTTGCCAATGCCCGCATGAACGGGGCCAACCTGCTGCGAACCACCCTGGCCGGGGCCGATCTCTCCGGTGCGGAAATGACCCAGGCCAACCTAGAGGACGCTGACCTCTCTGGGGCCAACCTTTCCAATGCGGTGATGCTGAGCGTGACCCTCGGATCCGCCAATATGGAAAACGCCAACCTGACCGGGGCCAACCTGCGCGGCGTCAACCGCAGTATGGTGCGCTTCTGCAACACCACCATGCCCGACGGAGCCATCGAAAACCGGGATTGCGGCAAGTAG
- the xseA gene encoding exodeoxyribonuclease VII large subunit, protein MVSFTSLPAADPLSVGGLVDYIKALLEEDSQLRRVWVVGEVSSANSHSKGLFFNLTDLDNKATISCVAWRSQFAKMNDLPKVGEQVMVLGTVKVYPQRSSYQITVWQVLPTGDGLKALRLRQLKQRLEAEGLFDPQYKRPLPTLPRTIAVVSSPQAAAWGDIQRSLGHHHPGLHILFSPAIVQGDSAPDSIAAALDRVAQDGRAEVVILARGGGASEDLDCFDDERVVRAVADCPIPVVTGIGHQRDESLADLAADLCAHTPTAAALAAVPALADLEAAHQQRQARLQTVVTETLALAQDDLQTLGQRLQRLRIDQRLEQQQAKMSQLQGRLTYAVQGELRRATDRCQALRAHLMTLDPDTVIRRGYALVKDEAGHLVTQADHLSPGQVLQIQLAQGQVTAQVMATEPQR, encoded by the coding sequence ATGGTTTCGTTTACGTCCCTCCCGGCTGCGGATCCCCTCAGTGTGGGCGGATTGGTGGACTATATCAAAGCCCTGCTGGAGGAAGACAGCCAACTGCGGCGGGTGTGGGTCGTTGGGGAGGTTTCTAGCGCCAACTCCCACAGTAAGGGTTTATTTTTTAACCTGACGGATTTAGACAACAAGGCCACCATTAGCTGTGTGGCGTGGCGCAGCCAGTTTGCCAAAATGAACGACCTGCCCAAGGTGGGTGAACAGGTGATGGTGCTGGGCACGGTGAAGGTGTATCCCCAGCGCAGCAGCTATCAAATCACCGTCTGGCAGGTGTTGCCCACGGGGGACGGGCTGAAGGCACTCCGGCTGCGCCAGCTCAAACAGCGCCTAGAGGCCGAGGGATTGTTCGACCCGCAGTATAAACGGCCCCTGCCCACCCTGCCCCGCACCATTGCCGTGGTGTCGTCGCCCCAAGCCGCTGCCTGGGGGGATATTCAGCGATCCTTGGGCCATCACCACCCAGGGCTGCACATTCTCTTTTCCCCGGCCATTGTGCAGGGAGATAGTGCCCCTGATTCCATCGCAGCAGCCCTAGATCGGGTGGCGCAGGATGGCCGAGCTGAGGTGGTGATTTTGGCACGGGGCGGCGGGGCCAGCGAGGATCTAGACTGCTTCGACGATGAGCGAGTGGTGCGGGCCGTGGCCGATTGCCCCATCCCCGTTGTTACAGGCATCGGCCACCAGCGCGACGAATCCCTGGCCGACCTCGCCGCCGATCTATGTGCCCACACCCCCACCGCCGCTGCCCTGGCTGCTGTCCCGGCCCTGGCCGACTTAGAAGCGGCCCACCAGCAACGGCAGGCTCGACTGCAAACCGTGGTCACAGAGACGCTTGCCCTCGCCCAGGACGACCTCCAAACTCTGGGCCAACGGCTGCAACGGCTGCGGATCGATCAACGGCTGGAACAACAGCAGGCCAAAATGTCGCAGCTTCAGGGGCGTCTGACCTACGCTGTCCAGGGCGAACTGCGCCGCGCCACCGACCGCTGCCAAGCTCTCCGCGCCCACCTGATGACCCTCGACCCCGACACCGTCATCCGCCGAGGCTATGCCCTGGTCAAAGACGAGGCCGGACACCTCGTCACCCAAGCGGATCATCTGAGCCCCGGCCAAGTTCTCCAAATCCAACTCGCCCAGGGCCAAGTCACAGCGCAGGTGATGGCCACGGAGCCCCAGCGTTGA
- a CDS encoding cell division protein FtsX, producing MFSFFTQVDYLLRETLLGLRRGGWMNWAAISTITVLLFLFGVSLQSTWQLERLLNQFGSQLEVSAYLQSGFQANDLRAAVVAIPNVVEVTPITKEEAWASLVQDLGISNIEGATAQLRGNPLVDELKVKARDSEAVPAIANQLEQLEGVDEVRYIDEAVTRLAQLNEGLRWTSIMVITVLTFTATAVITTTIRLIVLARRREIEVMQLVGATRTWIYLPFILQGASFGIAGAAVAWGLLFTIQTFLAELAQQQADFIQFLAQGLSLNSQQLIVLATALLGLGTLVGLMGSLLAVRKFSLR from the coding sequence ATGTTCTCGTTTTTTACCCAGGTTGACTATCTGCTGCGGGAAACGCTGCTGGGTCTGCGGCGGGGCGGCTGGATGAACTGGGCCGCCATCAGCACCATCACAGTCTTGCTCTTTTTGTTTGGGGTGAGTTTGCAGTCCACCTGGCAGCTAGAGCGGCTGCTGAACCAATTTGGGAGCCAGCTTGAGGTGTCAGCCTATTTGCAAAGCGGGTTTCAGGCCAACGACCTACGGGCCGCTGTGGTTGCCATTCCCAACGTGGTGGAGGTCACGCCCATCACGAAAGAAGAAGCCTGGGCCAGTCTCGTGCAGGATTTGGGGATTTCCAACATTGAGGGCGCTACGGCCCAACTGAGGGGCAACCCCCTAGTGGACGAACTCAAGGTCAAAGCTAGGGACTCGGAGGCTGTTCCCGCCATTGCCAACCAGCTGGAGCAACTGGAAGGAGTGGATGAGGTACGCTACATCGACGAGGCCGTGACCCGACTGGCCCAGCTCAACGAAGGACTCCGATGGACTAGCATCATGGTCATCACCGTCCTCACCTTCACAGCCACCGCCGTCATCACGACCACCATCCGCCTGATTGTGCTGGCCCGCCGCCGCGAAATTGAGGTAATGCAGCTCGTCGGAGCCACCCGCACCTGGATCTATTTGCCCTTTATCCTACAAGGGGCCAGCTTTGGCATTGCCGGAGCCGCCGTGGCCTGGGGGCTGTTGTTCACCATCCAAACCTTCTTGGCCGAACTCGCTCAGCAACAGGCCGACTTCATCCAGTTCCTTGCCCAGGGGCTCAGCCTCAATTCCCAGCAGTTGATCGTCCTGGCCACGGCCTTGCTGGGGCTGGGCACCCTGGTCGGGCTCATGGGGAGCCTGTTGGCGGTTCGTAAGTTCTCCCTGCGGTAA
- a CDS encoding S-adenosyl-l-methionine hydroxide adenosyltransferase family protein, whose protein sequence is MITLLTDFGHQDAYVGVMKGIIASRCPTTTIVDLTHDIPPQDLWAARFQLLSVFPYFPPHTVHLVVVDPGVGTNRRAVAVRLAGGCFVGPDNGILSGVLEYAPVLEAVELTNPAYWRLSTPSATFQGRDIFAPVAAHMANGVTLAALGTPLAPESLVQLPVSPLQHTDQGLEGSIQYIDHFGNAITTIPAIHLSDGPWHLLWHQKTLPSTTAYNDVAPGAPLALVGSHGFLEIAMNQGSAQNELGLAIGDRVCLVQHP, encoded by the coding sequence ATGATTACGCTATTAACCGACTTTGGCCACCAGGATGCCTACGTGGGCGTAATGAAGGGCATTATTGCCAGCCGTTGCCCCACCACCACCATAGTAGATTTAACCCACGACATCCCACCCCAAGACCTCTGGGCCGCGCGGTTTCAGTTGTTGAGCGTGTTTCCCTACTTTCCGCCCCACACGGTGCATCTCGTCGTTGTTGATCCTGGCGTGGGGACTAACCGACGGGCCGTGGCGGTGCGGCTGGCGGGGGGCTGTTTTGTGGGGCCAGACAACGGCATCCTCAGCGGCGTGCTGGAATACGCCCCGGTGCTAGAGGCAGTGGAGCTTACAAACCCGGCCTATTGGCGATTGTCTACCCCCAGCGCCACCTTCCAAGGGCGAGATATTTTTGCCCCCGTAGCGGCCCACATGGCCAATGGGGTGACGCTAGCGGCCCTAGGCACCCCCCTTGCGCCAGAATCCCTGGTGCAGCTCCCGGTATCACCCCTCCAACACACCGACCAAGGGCTGGAGGGCAGCATCCAATACATCGACCACTTTGGCAATGCCATCACCACCATTCCAGCGATCCACCTCAGCGATGGCCCCTGGCATCTCCTTTGGCATCAGAAAACTCTGCCCAGCACCACCGCCTACAATGATGTGGCTCCCGGTGCCCCCCTAGCCCTAGTCGGTAGCCACGGTTTTTTGGAAATCGCTATGAACCAAGGCAGCGCCCAGAACGAGTTGGGCCTTGCTATTGGAGATCGGGTGTGCCTGGTACAACATCCCTAG
- a CDS encoding cysteine hydrolase family protein: MAVIAAQPYDYPLPTETGIALVIIDMQRDFLEPGGFGAALGNEVSRLQAIVPTVQRLQRAFRERGWLVLQTVEGHRPDLTDCPPSKRQRGNAALKIGDPGPMGRILVLGEPGNQIIPELAPKPDEPVIAKPGKGAFYNTNLEFLLKTHHISHLIVTGVTTEVCVQTTLREANDRGYECLLVEDATESYFPEFKQATLDMVRAQGGIVGWTATADQVLDGLTDIPLNPQNKEASSAC; this comes from the coding sequence ATGGCTGTCATTGCGGCGCAACCCTACGACTATCCGCTGCCCACCGAGACGGGGATAGCCCTAGTCATTATCGACATGCAGCGCGACTTTTTGGAACCAGGAGGCTTTGGGGCCGCCCTGGGAAACGAAGTTAGCCGCCTTCAGGCCATTGTGCCCACGGTGCAGCGGCTGCAACGGGCCTTCCGGGAACGGGGCTGGCTGGTGCTGCAAACCGTGGAAGGCCACCGCCCCGACCTAACAGACTGCCCTCCCAGCAAGCGCCAGCGGGGCAACGCCGCCCTCAAAATTGGCGATCCAGGGCCGATGGGGCGAATTTTGGTGCTAGGGGAACCGGGCAATCAAATCATCCCAGAACTGGCCCCCAAGCCCGATGAACCCGTAATTGCCAAACCGGGCAAAGGCGCGTTTTACAACACAAATCTAGAGTTTCTGCTCAAAACCCACCACATTAGTCACCTGATTGTAACTGGGGTGACAACGGAAGTCTGTGTGCAAACCACCCTGCGCGAAGCCAACGACCGAGGCTATGAATGCCTTTTGGTCGAAGACGCCACCGAAAGCTACTTCCCCGAATTTAAACAAGCCACCCTGGACATGGTACGCGCCCAGGGTGGCATTGTAGGTTGGACGGCCACCGCCGACCAAGTCCTGGATGGGCTTACGGACATCCCCCTCAACCCCCAGAACAAGGAGGCGTCCTCAGCCTGCTAG
- the surE gene encoding 5'/3'-nucleotidase SurE, whose product MTLILTNDDGIDAPGIQALRDALADQPTWVVAPDQHLSGCSHQMNRGGPIAIQPRDDRAFAIGGTPADCTRVALGHLCPEATWVLSGINAGGNMGADLYVSGTVAAVREAALLRVPGIAISHYIRNRQPIDWGKARQLATKVIRTLMAEPLSPGCFWNVNLPHLQTHDPEPEMVFCPPCTQPLPTEFKVEDNQFHYTGQYGNRRHDPDSDVAVCFGGNIAVTKICLW is encoded by the coding sequence ATGACCCTTATCCTCACCAACGACGACGGTATCGACGCCCCTGGTATTCAAGCCCTGCGGGATGCCCTGGCCGATCAGCCGACCTGGGTGGTTGCGCCGGATCAGCATCTCTCCGGCTGTAGCCACCAGATGAACCGGGGTGGGCCAATTGCCATCCAACCCCGCGACGACCGCGCCTTTGCCATTGGCGGCACCCCCGCCGACTGTACCCGTGTGGCCCTGGGGCACCTGTGTCCTGAGGCCACTTGGGTGCTGTCGGGCATCAATGCCGGGGGCAACATGGGGGCGGATCTCTACGTTTCCGGGACGGTGGCAGCGGTGCGAGAAGCGGCCCTGTTGCGGGTTCCTGGCATCGCCATTTCCCACTACATTCGCAATCGCCAGCCCATTGACTGGGGCAAGGCCCGCCAGTTGGCCACTAAGGTGATCCGCACCCTGATGGCGGAACCGCTTTCACCGGGGTGCTTTTGGAACGTGAACCTGCCCCACCTCCAAACCCACGATCCAGAGCCGGAGATGGTGTTCTGCCCGCCCTGCACCCAGCCGCTGCCCACAGAATTCAAGGTTGAAGACAACCAGTTTCACTACACAGGCCAGTACGGCAACCGCCGCCACGACCCCGATTCCGATGTGGCGGTTTGCTTTGGGGGCAACATTGCTGTCACCAAAATCTGCCTTTGGTAG
- the hemB gene encoding porphobilinogen synthase — protein sequence MFPTHRPRRLRQHPQLRRMVQENIVTQADLIYPLFAVPGESVAKEVSSMPGVYQLSVDKIVEEAKEVYDLGIPAIILFGIPTDKDTDATGAWHDCGIVQRATTAVKEAVPDLLVIVDTCLCEYTSHGHCGYLEVGDLSGRVLNDPTLELLKKTAVAQAKAGADIIAPSGMMDGFVQAIRSGLDEAGFSDTPILSYAAKYASAYYGPFRDAAESAPQFGDRRTYQMDPANGTEALKEIELDIAEGADMLMVKPALAYMDIIWRVKEATNLPVAAYNVSGEYSMVKAAALNGWVDEQKIVMETMTSFKRSGADLILTYHAKDVARWLA from the coding sequence ATGTTCCCCACCCATCGTCCCCGTCGTCTGCGCCAGCATCCTCAACTTCGCCGCATGGTGCAAGAGAACATCGTCACCCAGGCGGATTTGATCTATCCGCTGTTTGCGGTGCCGGGGGAAAGCGTGGCCAAGGAAGTTTCCTCCATGCCGGGGGTGTACCAGCTTTCGGTGGATAAAATCGTCGAAGAGGCCAAGGAAGTCTACGATTTGGGCATTCCCGCCATCATTTTGTTTGGCATTCCCACCGATAAAGACACCGACGCCACTGGGGCTTGGCACGACTGCGGCATTGTGCAAAGGGCCACCACGGCGGTGAAAGAAGCCGTCCCCGACCTGCTGGTGATTGTGGATACCTGCCTGTGCGAATACACCTCCCACGGCCACTGCGGTTACTTGGAAGTGGGCGACCTCAGCGGACGGGTGCTGAACGATCCCACCCTAGAACTGCTGAAGAAAACAGCGGTGGCCCAAGCCAAGGCAGGGGCCGACATCATCGCCCCCTCTGGCATGATGGATGGCTTTGTGCAGGCCATTCGCAGCGGGTTGGATGAGGCCGGATTCAGCGATACGCCGATTCTCTCCTACGCCGCCAAGTACGCCTCCGCCTACTACGGCCCCTTCCGGGATGCGGCGGAAAGCGCACCCCAGTTTGGCGACCGCCGCACCTACCAAATGGATCCCGCCAACGGCACCGAAGCCCTGAAGGAAATTGAGCTCGACATCGCCGAGGGGGCCGACATGCTGATGGTGAAGCCCGCCCTGGCCTACATGGACATCATCTGGCGGGTGAAGGAAGCCACCAATCTGCCCGTCGCTGCCTACAACGTCTCTGGCGAATATTCCATGGTGAAAGCCGCCGCCCTCAATGGCTGGGTGGACGAGCAAAAAATCGTGATGGAAACCATGACTAGCTTCAAGCGCTCTGGGGCGGATCTGATCCTCACCTACCATGCCAAGGATGTGGCCCGCTGGCTGGCCTAA
- a CDS encoding photosystem II reaction center protein K — MDAVMLLAKLPEAYSLFDPLVDVLPIIPVFFLLLAFVWQAAVGFK, encoded by the coding sequence ATGGATGCTGTAATGCTGCTGGCTAAGCTACCCGAAGCCTATTCACTGTTCGATCCCCTGGTGGATGTGCTGCCCATCATTCCCGTTTTCTTCCTGCTGCTGGCCTTTGTGTGGCAAGCCGCCGTGGGCTTCAAATAA
- a CDS encoding ATP-dependent RecD-like DNA helicase, protein MVTPQPTSPSQRSGRKTQSRKTSDRTVELTPDQATALAALDDFVSGDEKLYLLTGYAGTGKTTLLQAFIQGLRQRGDHRPIVLTAFSNKATKVLATMAARWRLEVDAMTCCKLLGLRPVVNEEDGRQVFQVDQKQRSQFDRYRLVIVDECSMVNEELWELLVNAVSNLYHSTQILFVGDPAQLPPVNEPESACFRTILHRSELTEVVRYGGAIGVVAEDLRRNLERPTLPRFRTDSNADHTEGCFVLPRPTWEKLLIKAFTSPSYQDNPDQVRALAYTNRRVNELNRMIRHALHPPNAPRFVAGERLIALNPCLNEETLVLSTSAECEVLYTARGREGEWPVWILEVETEEGDYKTLRVLHESGQREFQAKLDGLAKEKRWMEFWDLRQRFHEVDYAYSLTVHKSQGSTFQDVFVDIPSMKANRNIIERNQLCYVAFTRAAKRLFLYQ, encoded by the coding sequence ATGGTGACACCTCAGCCCACCTCTCCGTCTCAGCGTTCTGGCCGAAAAACCCAGAGCCGCAAAACCTCTGATCGCACGGTGGAACTGACCCCCGATCAGGCAACAGCCTTGGCGGCGTTGGATGACTTTGTGTCGGGCGATGAAAAGCTGTATTTGCTGACGGGCTATGCGGGCACGGGCAAAACCACCCTGTTGCAGGCGTTTATTCAGGGGTTGCGGCAGCGGGGAGATCATCGCCCCATTGTGCTGACGGCCTTTAGCAACAAGGCCACCAAAGTGCTGGCCACCATGGCGGCCCGGTGGCGGCTGGAGGTGGACGCCATGACCTGCTGCAAACTGCTGGGGCTGCGTCCGGTGGTGAACGAAGAGGACGGCAGGCAGGTGTTCCAGGTCGATCAAAAGCAGCGCAGCCAGTTCGACCGCTATCGCCTGGTGATTGTGGACGAATGCTCCATGGTCAACGAGGAACTGTGGGAACTACTGGTGAATGCGGTGTCGAACCTGTACCACAGCACCCAAATTTTGTTTGTGGGAGACCCAGCCCAGTTGCCCCCGGTGAATGAGCCGGAATCCGCCTGTTTTCGCACCATTCTGCACCGCAGCGAACTGACGGAGGTGGTGCGCTACGGCGGGGCCATTGGCGTGGTTGCCGAAGACCTGCGCCGCAACCTAGAACGGCCCACCCTGCCCCGCTTCCGCACCGACAGCAACGCCGACCACACCGAGGGCTGCTTTGTGCTGCCCCGCCCCACCTGGGAAAAACTGTTGATCAAAGCCTTCACCAGCCCCAGCTACCAAGACAACCCCGACCAAGTCCGCGCCCTGGCCTACACCAACCGCCGCGTCAACGAACTCAACCGCATGATTCGCCACGCCCTGCACCCGCCCAACGCGCCGCGCTTTGTGGCTGGAGAACGGCTGATTGCCCTCAACCCCTGCCTAAATGAAGAAACCCTAGTGCTGTCTACCTCGGCGGAATGCGAAGTCCTCTACACCGCACGGGGGCGCGAGGGGGAATGGCCCGTGTGGATACTAGAGGTGGAAACCGAAGAGGGCGACTACAAAACCCTGCGCGTGCTGCACGAATCTGGCCAGAGGGAATTTCAAGCCAAACTGGATGGTTTGGCCAAGGAAAAACGCTGGATGGAATTTTGGGATCTGCGCCAGCGCTTCCACGAGGTGGACTATGCCTACAGCCTCACGGTGCACAAAAGCCAGGGTTCCACCTTCCAAGATGTGTTCGTGGATATTCCCTCCATGAAGGCCAACCGCAATATCATCGAACGCAACCAGCTTTGCTATGTGGCCTTTACCCGCGCCGCCAAACGATTGTTTTTGTATCAGTAA